In one window of Cellulophaga sp. HaHa_2_95 DNA:
- a CDS encoding transglycosylase domain-containing protein, with translation MKKLLRFLVKTVILILILGFLFVQYLKSDLNKTFDEKQLDDLKTEIGKAESIPSEFIEVFNKINPITNTNGVLYDAITENRNRECPCVDLALIAPVNGKNRYTGNRYILGWKLEKEFTQEQCFNYYVRNYDFLYDNDGIFEASEYYFNKQLSELDFDQMATLTLMLKNASLYNPKRNAELIKKRIAEIKTNHNTVYN, from the coding sequence ATGAAGAAACTTTTAAGATTTTTAGTAAAAACAGTAATTCTGATTTTAATACTCGGATTTTTGTTTGTGCAATATCTGAAAAGTGATTTAAACAAAACTTTTGACGAAAAACAGCTAGACGATTTGAAAACTGAAATTGGAAAAGCTGAAAGCATTCCATCTGAATTTATTGAAGTGTTTAATAAAATTAATCCGATTACGAATACAAACGGAGTTTTGTATGATGCAATAACTGAAAATCGTAATAGAGAATGTCCTTGTGTTGACCTCGCTTTAATTGCGCCTGTAAACGGAAAAAATAGATATACTGGAAATCGTTACATATTAGGCTGGAAATTGGAAAAGGAATTTACTCAAGAGCAATGTTTCAATTACTATGTTCGAAATTATGACTTTCTGTATGACAATGACGGAATTTTTGAGGCTTCAGAATATTATTTCAACAAGCAATTATCTGAATTGGATTTTGACCAAATGGCAACTCTGACTTTAATGTTAAAAAACGCTTCCTTGTATAATCCGAAACGAAATGCAGAATTAATTAAAAAGAGAATAGCGGAAATAAAAACTAACCACAACACCGTGTATAATTAA
- a CDS encoding transposase translates to MYTKHFKYMYKNDGYVKRYSESFKLKVLAELTKGNHSKRQIALTYGIQSSTINVWIKKYDRKDLMNTRVTVQTDDELSRIKALQKELKQLKDLLIKKDLDKLVTDSYLEVAAENLGYRDVEELKKNLNIKP, encoded by the coding sequence ATGTATACAAAACACTTCAAGTATATGTATAAAAATGATGGATATGTAAAACGCTATAGTGAGAGCTTTAAGCTTAAAGTCTTGGCAGAACTTACCAAAGGAAACCATTCCAAAAGACAAATTGCATTAACTTACGGTATACAATCCAGTACTATAAATGTATGGATCAAAAAGTATGATCGTAAAGATTTAATGAACACCCGTGTAACCGTGCAAACAGACGACGAACTTTCCCGTATCAAAGCCCTTCAAAAAGAGCTGAAACAACTTAAGGACCTTCTTATTAAAAAGGACCTAGACAAACTGGTGACCGACAGCTATCTTGAGGTAGCCGCCGAAAACCTGGGCTATAGAGATGTTGAAGAATTAAAAAAAAACTTAAACATAAAGCCTTGA
- a CDS encoding IS3 family transposase, translating to MKVAPINRNERLYSIGTICNAFDLKRDAYYKFQKRFVIKKQIEQDVLELVRKSRRTLPREGTRKLMRSLKDEFHKYHLKVGRDQLFRILRESRLLIRRKKYSSRTTNSYHRFYKYGNIIKDLKINRPNQVWASDITYIRTIKGFCYLALITDMYSRKIVGYDLSDSLELKGCVRALNKAIYNAKNIDHLIHHSDRGIQYCSNVYTQILKRKKIKISMTEENHCYENALAERVNGILKDEFYLDQTFTSVVHAKKAAKNAIKLYNSKRLHLSLDYKTPNYVHQYAA from the coding sequence ATGAAAGTAGCACCGATAAACCGTAATGAAAGACTGTATTCGATTGGTACTATCTGTAATGCCTTTGATCTAAAAAGAGATGCCTATTACAAATTCCAAAAACGTTTTGTTATCAAAAAACAGATAGAACAAGATGTACTCGAACTTGTTCGAAAAAGCAGAAGAACACTACCTCGAGAAGGTACCAGAAAACTCATGAGATCATTAAAAGATGAGTTTCATAAGTACCACCTTAAAGTAGGTAGAGACCAGCTGTTCCGTATCTTAAGAGAAAGTCGATTGCTCATTAGAAGAAAGAAGTACTCCTCTAGAACCACCAATTCATATCACCGGTTTTACAAGTATGGTAATATTATAAAAGACTTGAAAATCAATAGACCTAATCAGGTTTGGGCATCCGATATTACCTATATCAGAACCATAAAAGGATTCTGTTACCTAGCATTGATTACAGACATGTATTCCCGTAAAATCGTTGGATACGACCTAAGTGATAGCCTAGAGCTAAAAGGGTGTGTCAGAGCTTTAAATAAGGCTATTTACAATGCTAAGAACATTGATCACCTTATTCATCACTCGGACAGAGGTATTCAATATTGCAGTAACGTCTATACCCAAATACTAAAAAGAAAGAAAATTAAAATCAGTATGACAGAAGAAAATCATTGCTATGAAAACGCCCTAGCCGAAAGGGTCAATGGTATTCTAAAAGATGAATTCTATCTTGATCAAACATTTACCAGTGTGGTCCATGCTAAAAAAGCAGCCAAAAATGCAATCAAATTATACAACTCAAAAAGATTACATTTATCTTTAGATTATAAAACACCTAATTACGTGCATCAATATGCCGCTTAA
- a CDS encoding DUF1877 family protein, with the protein MGLDLALLAVPKEAENILKKAERKIDTEYSDIIFHLPRAFQDDFQDFGHSDWSEFKNDAQDLVKNYPEGNFDSKFYINTNRTYGVLDYLIAQRENVGINDSNSFFYDGIKFENCKSGQGFSLIYWDLNVLQKKKKILDSLSFEKLYTFYDFRKMIDEGVYKIEQVNENIEELQNVFIEVKKFLKYAIELKGYVLVLKS; encoded by the coding sequence ATGGGATTAGATTTAGCTTTATTAGCAGTACCAAAAGAAGCTGAAAATATTCTAAAAAAAGCTGAACGTAAAATAGATACGGAGTATTCCGATATAATTTTTCATCTTCCAAGAGCTTTTCAAGATGATTTTCAGGATTTTGGACATTCTGACTGGAGTGAATTTAAAAATGACGCTCAAGATTTAGTGAAAAATTACCCTGAAGGAAATTTTGACTCTAAGTTCTATATTAATACAAATAGAACGTATGGAGTTCTTGATTATTTAATTGCTCAAAGAGAAAATGTAGGTATCAATGATTCGAATTCCTTTTTTTATGATGGAATTAAATTTGAAAATTGCAAATCTGGTCAAGGGTTTAGTTTAATATATTGGGATTTAAATGTTCTACAAAAGAAAAAGAAAATTTTAGATTCTTTATCATTTGAAAAACTTTATACATTCTATGATTTTAGAAAAATGATTGATGAAGGAGTCTATAAAATTGAACAAGTGAATGAAAATATTGAAGAATTACAAAATGTATTTATTGAAGTTAAAAAGTTTTTAAAATATGCAATTGAATTAAAAGGTTATGTGTTGGTATTGAAAAGTTAA
- a CDS encoding integrase core domain-containing protein, whose product MPWKVNTTMEQKIEFICEWRTGKYTITELCKSFEISRPTAYKLISRFETQGYEGLKEHSRAPGKHPNATKENIVDCILKLKKKYKLWGAKKIRELLFKELSSQEVPSVVTVHNILKRNGLVCPQKRMRRVKPVFPIFDPESCNEVWSADYKGKFLMGNKIYCHPLTIADSRSRFLFSAKGHYKENLKSAKAEFKRVFRIYGIPKQIHTDNGSPFGSVRAIQRFTQLSYWFIELGISPVFSDPASPQQNGRHERMHRDLKAACAKPSAYDLKAQQRRLNHFVKQYNNVRPHEALDMKTPADIHNFSTRPFPERIPNFEYDTKYKILKVTESGAVRWKSYYWVYVSAALKGKHVAIEELGNGIWKVFYRNVFLGYFDEKHLRNKQQSTRLETNLV is encoded by the coding sequence ATGCCTTGGAAAGTAAACACAACAATGGAGCAAAAAATCGAATTTATTTGTGAATGGCGTACAGGAAAGTATACTATAACAGAATTATGTAAAAGTTTTGAAATCTCTCGACCAACGGCTTATAAGTTGATAAGTCGGTTTGAAACTCAAGGTTATGAAGGTCTAAAAGAGCATTCAAGAGCACCTGGCAAACATCCCAATGCAACCAAAGAGAATATCGTTGATTGTATTCTAAAATTAAAGAAGAAATATAAACTCTGGGGAGCTAAAAAAATTAGAGAGTTATTGTTTAAAGAACTTTCAAGTCAAGAAGTCCCATCTGTGGTTACTGTTCATAATATACTTAAAAGAAACGGATTAGTATGTCCGCAAAAACGGATGAGAAGAGTCAAACCAGTCTTCCCTATATTTGACCCTGAATCATGTAATGAAGTTTGGAGTGCTGACTATAAAGGAAAGTTCTTAATGGGTAATAAAATATATTGCCATCCATTAACAATTGCAGACTCTAGAAGTCGATTTTTATTCTCTGCTAAAGGTCACTATAAAGAAAATTTAAAGTCTGCTAAGGCAGAGTTTAAAAGGGTTTTTAGAATATATGGTATTCCTAAACAAATACACACAGATAATGGTAGCCCTTTTGGTTCTGTAAGGGCAATACAACGTTTTACACAACTCTCCTACTGGTTTATTGAACTAGGTATTAGTCCTGTGTTTTCTGATCCTGCTAGTCCACAACAAAACGGAAGACATGAACGCATGCATCGTGATTTAAAGGCTGCTTGTGCTAAGCCTTCAGCATATGATTTAAAAGCCCAACAAAGACGTTTAAATCACTTTGTAAAACAATATAATAACGTAAGACCACATGAAGCCTTAGATATGAAAACACCTGCTGATATACATAATTTCTCTACTAGACCCTTCCCCGAAAGAATACCCAACTTTGAGTATGACACGAAGTATAAAATACTCAAAGTAACAGAAAGTGGAGCTGTGAGATGGAAATCTTATTATTGGGTATATGTATCCGCTGCTTTAAAAGGTAAACACGTTGCAATTGAAGAACTTGGCAATGGAATTTGGAAAGTGTTTTATAGAAATGTATTTTTAGGTTACTTTGATGAAAAACATCTTAGAAATAAACAACAATCAACAAGGTTAGAAACTAATTTAGTGTAA
- a CDS encoding DUF4932 domain-containing protein has product MKFKILILFTIVCFCKTYAQEYEVNFNKEYIKENDENVSIEINEIQELIYIIFANTEFAKENPRMVKTDTEYYNKMIEHFSEYSDLPIVKKFDSLLEENLLYYFVLAGNAYGYKFKHKNIVPTGIYDFPAKGVGNLEVESNPIPELIKDLEQYAEKSKYRKFFKQKKEYYSSLKTDYQNYAQIDLQTKWLQNRFDYRINSFRVLTSPLISSMNATQTFEDNDFKETLLFLPTIKNNEALSKKYNKAINTRVIFTEIDHNYVGKVSEKFTESIDSIFGEREKWVDVNNKGTQYYPTPIKVFDEYLTWGLFILYAYDNYEQETLSEVTDNINGVLIERGFPKAKEFNSRLLEIYKVSENAQMSDLYPDILEWCAQQ; this is encoded by the coding sequence ATGAAATTTAAAATATTGATATTATTTACAATTGTATGCTTTTGCAAAACCTATGCACAAGAATATGAAGTGAATTTCAATAAAGAATATATCAAGGAAAATGATGAGAATGTTTCAATTGAAATTAATGAAATTCAAGAACTGATATATATAATTTTTGCGAATACAGAATTTGCCAAGGAAAATCCAAGAATGGTAAAAACTGACACAGAATATTATAATAAAATGATTGAGCATTTTTCAGAATATTCAGACTTACCAATAGTCAAAAAATTCGATAGCTTATTAGAAGAAAATTTACTCTACTATTTTGTGTTAGCTGGAAACGCATACGGTTATAAATTTAAACACAAAAATATCGTGCCAACTGGAATATATGACTTTCCCGCAAAAGGCGTTGGAAACCTTGAAGTGGAATCAAATCCAATACCTGAATTAATAAAAGATTTAGAACAATATGCCGAAAAATCAAAGTATCGTAAATTCTTTAAGCAAAAAAAAGAATACTATAGTTCTTTAAAAACAGATTATCAAAACTATGCCCAAATTGACCTTCAGACAAAATGGCTACAAAATAGATTTGATTATAGAATAAATAGCTTTAGAGTTTTGACTTCGCCATTAATTTCCTCAATGAACGCTACCCAAACTTTCGAAGATAACGATTTTAAAGAAACATTACTTTTTTTGCCGACTATTAAAAACAACGAGGCTTTATCTAAAAAATATAATAAAGCCATTAATACACGTGTGATTTTCACAGAAATTGACCATAATTACGTTGGTAAAGTCAGCGAAAAATTTACAGAAAGTATAGATAGTATTTTTGGAGAAAGAGAGAAATGGGTAGATGTAAATAATAAAGGAACACAATATTATCCAACACCAATAAAAGTATTTGACGAATATCTAACTTGGGGTTTGTTTATATTATATGCTTATGACAATTATGAACAAGAAACATTAAGTGAGGTAACTGATAATATAAATGGAGTATTAATTGAGCGAGGTTTTCCAAAAGCAAAAGAATTTAATTCAAGGCTTTTAGAAATTTACAAAGTCAGCGAAAATGCTCAAATGTCCGATTTGTATCCAGATATATTAGAATGGTGTGCGCAACAATAA
- a CDS encoding bifunctional 2-polyprenyl-6-hydroxyphenol methylase/3-demethylubiquinol 3-O-methyltransferase UbiG, whose product MEEFWNNRYKEKEYAYGEKPNAFFKETIEKLKLNGKLLLPAEGEGRNAVYASKKGIDVVAFDISSEGKIKAQELAEKQNVTIDYRVGEFEKHNFELNSFDALGLIFAHFPKNKTILHEQMAELIKPNGYIFLEGFSANNISYRERNPKIGGPTNLEMLYTVEEMKTTFKNFEVILLEEKEIKLNEGSFHNGIASVIRYIGKKTT is encoded by the coding sequence ATGGAAGAATTTTGGAATAATAGATATAAGGAAAAAGAGTACGCATATGGAGAAAAACCAAACGCATTTTTTAAAGAAACTATCGAAAAACTTAAACTAAACGGGAAATTACTATTACCAGCTGAAGGGGAAGGAAGAAATGCTGTTTATGCCTCGAAAAAAGGAATTGATGTAGTCGCATTTGATATAAGTTCAGAAGGTAAAATTAAAGCTCAAGAGTTAGCTGAAAAACAAAATGTAACTATTGATTATCGAGTTGGAGAATTTGAAAAACATAATTTTGAATTAAATAGCTTTGATGCCCTTGGACTAATTTTTGCTCATTTTCCGAAAAATAAGACAATATTGCACGAGCAAATGGCTGAGCTAATAAAACCAAATGGTTATATTTTTTTAGAAGGGTTTAGTGCGAATAATATTTCTTATAGAGAGCGAAACCCTAAAATTGGCGGTCCGACAAATTTAGAAATGTTATACACAGTTGAAGAGATGAAAACTACCTTCAAAAACTTTGAAGTCATTCTTCTAGAAGAAAAAGAAATAAAATTAAATGAAGGAAGTTTTCACAACGGAATAGCGAGTGTAATCAGATATATCGGAAAAAAAACTACGTAG
- a CDS encoding DoxX family protein, whose protein sequence is MLRILLSLIFIIASTSYFFNPAKTVSKLENSPMGFIGNILGTPEIAVILSRIVMLIVGVSLLLGIITQIASMVLIAIVIPITLTAQIGQLPTLGLLFKNIALLGELLFFSINQKLNNNEKLNIIYNNNAPFTIWNISITSTKYQR, encoded by the coding sequence ATACTTCGCATTCTGCTTAGCTTAATTTTCATAATAGCAAGCACTAGCTATTTTTTTAATCCCGCAAAAACCGTGAGCAAATTAGAAAATTCCCCAATGGGTTTTATTGGAAATATACTAGGAACACCAGAAATAGCTGTAATTCTATCCAGAATTGTAATGCTAATTGTAGGTGTTTCATTACTTCTAGGTATCATAACCCAAATAGCTTCAATGGTACTAATAGCCATTGTAATTCCTATTACACTTACTGCACAAATTGGACAATTACCAACTCTAGGTCTACTTTTTAAGAATATAGCCCTACTTGGAGAACTTCTTTTTTTTAGTATTAATCAAAAATTAAACAACAATGAAAAACTCAATATTATTTATAACAACAATGCTCCTTTTACTATTTGGAACATATCAATTACAAGCACAAAATATCAACGCTGA
- a CDS encoding DsrE family protein, with product MTANALAKEDGKKYGAFYVIICGKTVTQINDNSDFNTLLEEAKAQNVKVFVCGISLSKFNIIPETLPNTLEVIPNGILYGLQLTKRGFITLTI from the coding sequence ATGACAGCCAATGCATTAGCAAAGGAAGATGGAAAAAAATACGGAGCGTTTTATGTAATCATCTGTGGTAAAACAGTAACTCAAATTAATGATAATTCAGATTTTAATACTTTATTGGAAGAGGCTAAAGCCCAAAATGTGAAAGTGTTTGTTTGTGGAATTTCTCTTTCAAAGTTCAACATTATTCCAGAGACATTGCCAAATACTCTTGAAGTAATTCCTAATGGCATATTATACGGGTTACAACTTACAAAAAGAGGTTTTATCACACTTACAATATAA
- a CDS encoding TQO small subunit DoxD, with the protein MKNISIKNDAGLLALALRLVVGWTYFSAFWRRVALENKLDPDAAGYIGEKFNAFLPNALGIKPIIQYLVENPDMLWVNMVIFTIVEGIVGLFIMFGLFTRIMSIGVFGLAMGILLGSGWIGTTCLDEWQIGVLGIAAGFTLFLTGSGKYSVDNYLIKNNYAITKKKWFTWLGSGILPIKESVFPKVVFTGSIIIFGMTLMTNQVFHGGVWGTLHNKSVKPKLRITEGKIANNKLSFDVFRTEGVDVYGSWVIGIELNDELNNSVFKYGQEELATMNKKSISNYYVARIKPGNHSLIVPLGAKAKLNLENENLSSLPNGTYTLKITDISGAYWEHQIEK; encoded by the coding sequence ATGAAAAATATTAGCATAAAGAACGATGCTGGGCTATTAGCTTTAGCACTAAGATTAGTTGTTGGTTGGACTTATTTTTCTGCCTTTTGGAGAAGAGTAGCGTTAGAAAATAAACTCGATCCAGACGCAGCCGGGTATATTGGAGAAAAATTCAATGCATTTTTACCCAATGCTTTAGGTATAAAACCAATTATTCAGTATTTAGTAGAGAACCCTGATATGCTTTGGGTCAATATGGTAATTTTCACGATTGTAGAAGGTATAGTAGGTTTATTTATAATGTTCGGTTTGTTTACGCGAATTATGAGTATCGGTGTTTTTGGATTAGCAATGGGAATTCTTTTAGGTTCAGGATGGATTGGGACAACTTGTCTTGACGAATGGCAAATAGGAGTGTTAGGAATCGCTGCAGGTTTTACCTTATTTCTAACGGGAAGCGGCAAATACTCTGTGGACAATTATTTAATAAAAAATAATTATGCAATCACCAAAAAAAAATGGTTTACTTGGTTAGGTTCGGGTATTTTACCAATTAAAGAAAGTGTTTTTCCTAAAGTTGTATTTACGGGTTCTATCATTATTTTTGGAATGACCTTAATGACCAATCAAGTATTCCACGGTGGCGTTTGGGGAACACTTCATAATAAATCGGTAAAACCAAAACTGAGAATTACCGAAGGTAAAATAGCCAATAATAAATTAAGTTTTGATGTTTTCAGAACGGAAGGTGTAGATGTTTATGGTTCTTGGGTAATTGGTATTGAATTAAATGATGAACTTAACAATTCTGTATTCAAATATGGCCAGGAAGAATTAGCAACAATGAACAAAAAGAGTATTTCAAACTATTATGTTGCTAGAATAAAACCAGGAAACCATAGTTTGATTGTGCCTTTAGGAGCAAAAGCAAAACTAAATTTAGAAAATGAAAATTTATCAAGTTTGCCTAACGGAACCTATACTCTTAAAATCACAGACATTAGTGGAGCTTATTGGGAACATCAGATTGAAAAATAA
- a CDS encoding carboxypeptidase-like regulatory domain-containing protein, translating to MKIIKFILLFFLTFNAVSQEITGFVHNNDIPIPNVNILIKDSFVGTQSDENGKFTLEVKKGDFIILSHIKMHTKELEIKKIKNFIVGLDVKVNLLKEIKLISSKKNSSQSKSVYTRYGKINKRNSSFAMYSFDAKEIQRFTSLNLHEALVGRVPNYRLTPNGVFLRGRTGGFKKPNFAIWDIDGMLYEGLPDFLDLSIVKSVHIINSTTGTTLYGLRGTGGVIIVNTIASKKARKKNYPQLDFIKAEEIDLPNKGNDITEMISKTSGNIDDLKLIAFAYKMNGYPKLALRINRLILAYKPDNITSYRDVAESFIENNKKNKAWDTYEVFIRRNRESINETSFNIMFNDIERLYHSYNLKNIIGNAFVSKKKYSNNYKNETRILFEWSVPNETLLVELVNPEKQIIGLQLGSKFENSNIEEFFIDENLKGNWKLNLSILEDIKLDGYLKVTIYRNWISSEKVLPETFFFSLSGTTKTEYKLLSLKI from the coding sequence ATGAAGATAATAAAATTTATATTGTTGTTTTTTTTGACTTTCAATGCAGTTTCACAAGAAATTACGGGTTTTGTACATAATAATGATATTCCAATTCCTAATGTAAATATTCTTATCAAAGATTCATTTGTAGGTACTCAAAGTGATGAAAATGGAAAGTTTACTTTGGAAGTCAAAAAAGGTGATTTTATTATTTTATCTCACATAAAAATGCACACTAAAGAGTTAGAAATAAAAAAAATAAAAAATTTTATCGTTGGTCTGGATGTTAAAGTTAATCTTTTAAAAGAAATTAAATTAATTAGTTCCAAAAAAAACAGCTCACAATCAAAGTCAGTCTATACAAGATATGGAAAAATAAACAAGAGAAATTCTAGTTTTGCAATGTATTCTTTTGATGCAAAAGAAATTCAAAGATTTACCTCTTTAAACCTTCACGAAGCATTAGTAGGCAGAGTCCCTAATTATAGATTAACCCCCAATGGTGTTTTTCTTAGAGGACGAACGGGAGGTTTTAAAAAACCAAATTTTGCAATATGGGATATTGACGGTATGCTCTATGAAGGTCTTCCTGATTTTTTAGACCTATCAATTGTAAAAAGTGTTCATATTATAAACAGTACTACGGGAACTACTTTATATGGATTAAGAGGTACTGGTGGAGTAATTATTGTTAATACAATAGCTAGTAAAAAAGCTAGAAAAAAAAACTACCCACAATTAGACTTTATTAAAGCAGAAGAGATCGACTTACCTAATAAAGGAAATGACATTACTGAAATGATAAGTAAAACTAGTGGCAATATAGATGACTTAAAGTTAATTGCATTTGCATATAAAATGAACGGATATCCAAAATTAGCATTAAGAATTAATCGCTTAATATTAGCATATAAACCGGATAATATTACTTCCTATAGAGATGTCGCTGAGTCCTTCATTGAAAACAATAAAAAAAATAAAGCATGGGATACTTATGAAGTTTTTATACGAAGGAATAGAGAAAGTATTAATGAGACTTCATTTAACATTATGTTTAATGATATAGAGCGTTTATATCATTCATATAATTTGAAAAACATTATTGGAAATGCGTTTGTATCTAAAAAGAAATATTCAAACAATTATAAAAATGAAACTCGAATACTTTTTGAATGGTCCGTACCAAATGAAACTCTTTTAGTAGAACTTGTTAATCCAGAAAAACAAATCATAGGGCTTCAACTGGGAAGTAAGTTTGAAAACTCTAATATTGAAGAATTTTTTATCGATGAAAATTTGAAAGGGAATTGGAAATTAAATCTTTCAATTTTAGAAGATATTAAATTAGATGGATATTTAAAAGTTACAATTTATCGGAACTGGATTTCGTCGGAAAAAGTCCTTCCTGAAACATTCTTTTTTTCACTTTCAGGAACAACAAAAACTGAATATAAATTACTAAGTTTAAAGATATAA